The proteins below come from a single Sulfolobales archaeon genomic window:
- a CDS encoding DUF2175 family protein: MSRYKVWKCGICGEQVIEGQRFLVIKNIGFAHFECVVGELVKRSQGLSRDALSLLEANEALTYAIVRLKTAEIEAEGEHLRGLIAAARKDLEKHSAFLGNELGKLLGYV; the protein is encoded by the coding sequence ATGAGTAGGTATAAGGTTTGGAAATGCGGTATATGTGGTGAGCAGGTTATTGAGGGTCAGAGGTTTCTTGTGATTAAGAACATAGGTTTTGCTCATTTTGAGTGTGTTGTTGGTGAGCTTGTAAAGAGATCCCAGGGCCTCTCTAGGGATGCCCTTTCCCTCTTAGAGGCTAATGAGGCTTTGACATATGCTATTGTGAGGCTTAAAACAGCTGAGATCGAGGCTGAGGGTGAGCATCTCAGGGGTTTGATTGCTGCTGCTAGAAAGGATCTTGAGAAGCACTCAGCGTTTCTCGGTAATGAGCTTGGCAAGCTCCTCGGATATGTGTAG